Proteins encoded by one window of Pseudomonas coleopterorum:
- a CDS encoding fumarylacetoacetate hydrolase family protein encodes MRLVRFGSPGQELPGILDSKGEVRDLSGIVDDIDASALSPDVLQKLRGVDIEKLPLVAPGTRLGPCVGSVPNLICIGLNYSDHAAETNTPIPSQPVVFNKHTGSISGPNDPVILPTGAEKLDWEVELAIVIGTPAWQIPESQALDHIAGYCLANDVSERAYQLEYEGQWAKGKSGFSFAPLGPWLVTRDEIADPQTLDLWLDVNGKRLQTGNTRTMIFSVAHIVAYLSRFMPLMPGDVIITGTPPGVGLGQKPPVFLKAGDTMRVGGQGLGEQTQAVVPYVAEMGAAWVAGRHPNVD; translated from the coding sequence ATGCGCTTAGTTCGTTTCGGTTCACCGGGGCAGGAACTACCAGGCATTCTGGATTCGAAGGGAGAGGTCCGCGACCTTTCGGGCATCGTCGATGACATCGACGCGTCAGCCCTCAGCCCGGATGTACTGCAGAAGTTGCGCGGCGTCGACATTGAAAAATTGCCATTGGTGGCGCCCGGCACTCGCCTGGGTCCCTGCGTGGGCAGTGTGCCGAACCTGATCTGCATCGGCCTGAACTACTCCGATCACGCCGCAGAAACCAACACGCCCATCCCGAGCCAGCCAGTGGTGTTCAACAAGCACACCGGCTCCATCAGCGGGCCCAACGATCCGGTCATCCTGCCGACCGGCGCCGAAAAGCTCGATTGGGAAGTGGAGCTGGCCATCGTCATCGGCACACCTGCCTGGCAGATCCCGGAGTCGCAGGCGCTGGATCATATCGCCGGTTACTGCCTGGCCAACGATGTGTCGGAACGGGCCTACCAGCTCGAATACGAAGGTCAGTGGGCCAAGGGCAAAAGCGGTTTTTCCTTCGCGCCGCTGGGGCCATGGCTGGTCACCCGTGACGAGATCGCCGACCCACAGACGCTGGACCTCTGGCTAGACGTCAACGGCAAGCGACTGCAGACCGGCAACACCCGCACCATGATTTTCAGCGTAGCCCACATTGTTGCGTACCTGAGCCGTTTCATGCCGCTGATGCCTGGCGACGTGATCATCACCGGTACGCCACCGGGGGTCGGCCTGGGGCAGAAGCCACCCGTGTTCCTCAAGGCAGGTGACACGATGCGCGTCGGCGGCCAGGGGCTGGGCGAGCAAACTCAGGCGGTTGTGCCTTACGTGGCTGAAATGGGTGCTGCCTGGGTAGCCGGTCGCCATCCGAACGTTGACTGA
- a CDS encoding fumarylacetoacetate hydrolase family protein: MGLLKLTRQNTLPVDGVAGTLIGRAWVPGAIAGPSPIVIRHEGVFDLSDSFSTMSDLLEHRSPVSAVRLTPGRYIGTVEALLANTGNHADPNEPSLLPPADFQVIKAAGVTFASSMIERVIEEQARGDAAKAESVRRLVQEAIGDNLRAIEPGSPAAMRLKAVLIEQGMWSQYLEVGIGPDAEIFTKAPVMAAVGSGSEIGIHRKSEWNNPEPEIVLAVNSQGLVHGVTLGNDVNLRDFEGRSALLLSKAKDNNASCAIGPFIRLFDETFSLDDVRNCVVDLHVQGEDGFTLEGSSSMALISRDPLELVAQTLNGEHQYPDGFMLFLGTLFAPTQDREAPGSGFTHKQGDEVSIGSALLGSLRNTVTYSHEAAPWTYGLRAVMHNLAARGLL; this comes from the coding sequence ATGGGACTTTTGAAACTGACGCGCCAGAACACGCTGCCGGTGGATGGCGTAGCCGGCACACTGATTGGCCGCGCCTGGGTCCCAGGTGCTATCGCAGGACCCTCGCCGATCGTGATTCGTCATGAAGGCGTGTTCGATCTTTCCGACAGCTTTTCCACGATGAGCGACCTGTTGGAGCACCGTTCGCCGGTGTCGGCAGTTCGTCTGACGCCGGGCCGGTACATCGGTACCGTCGAGGCGTTGCTGGCCAATACCGGCAACCATGCCGATCCGAACGAGCCGTCGCTGCTGCCGCCGGCCGATTTCCAGGTGATCAAGGCCGCAGGTGTGACCTTCGCATCCAGCATGATCGAGCGAGTGATCGAGGAGCAGGCGCGAGGTGACGCGGCCAAGGCCGAAAGCGTGAGGCGGCTGGTTCAGGAGGCGATAGGCGACAACTTGCGCGCCATCGAACCTGGCTCGCCTGCGGCGATGCGTCTGAAAGCCGTGCTCATCGAGCAGGGGATGTGGTCGCAGTATCTGGAGGTGGGGATTGGCCCTGATGCGGAAATCTTCACCAAGGCCCCGGTGATGGCTGCTGTCGGCAGTGGCAGCGAAATCGGCATCCATCGCAAATCCGAATGGAACAATCCGGAACCGGAAATCGTGCTCGCGGTGAACAGTCAGGGGCTGGTGCATGGCGTGACCTTGGGCAACGACGTCAACTTGCGTGATTTCGAGGGTCGCAGTGCGCTGCTGTTGAGCAAGGCCAAGGACAACAATGCGTCCTGCGCCATCGGTCCGTTCATTCGGTTGTTCGACGAGACATTCAGCCTCGACGACGTGCGCAATTGTGTAGTCGATCTGCACGTTCAAGGTGAGGACGGCTTCACCCTGGAAGGCAGCAGCTCCATGGCGTTGATCAGCCGCGATCCCCTGGAACTCGTGGCCCAGACGCTGAACGGTGAACATCAATACCCTGATGGCTTCATGCTGTTTCTGGGCACTCTCTTTGCGCCCACCCAGGATCGTGAAGCCCCTGGCAGCGGCTTCACCCACAAGCAGGGCGACGAGGTCAGCATCGGCAGCGCGCTGCTGGGCAGCCTGCGCAACACGGTGACCTATAGCCATGAGGCTGCCCCATGGACCTACGGCCTGCGGGCGGTGATGCACAACCTCGCGGCGCGAGGCTTGCTGTAG
- a CDS encoding LysR family transcriptional regulator: MQSDSITFASVSRWLKIKHLVLVNSLAKTRNMHTTAQQMNVTQPAISKLLRDLEDLLGFALFERQTRNLVLTELGVFVARYARITLEDTESFVDQVNKLRKGGHGHLKIGTIFAATSVVLPEAIASIKNRRPLLAIEVIEQTSNQLLEMLDQKKLDLIIARFTHDDCQSFDFTPLGPEPFCLVANSAHPLCQLDEVPCAALTEWPWVMYPFNTPIRRRMERAFALFDIASPTNTVETISMQTFLQLLQSGPMLAMLPESMVQSQVQSGQLRVLKTPFKVESQDYGVITRKDEQVSEPTQSFIDTLLTFASQRRAATGAA; this comes from the coding sequence ATGCAAAGCGATTCCATCACGTTTGCCAGTGTCAGCCGGTGGCTGAAGATCAAGCACCTGGTCCTGGTCAACAGCCTGGCCAAAACTCGAAACATGCACACCACTGCGCAACAGATGAATGTCACGCAGCCAGCCATCAGCAAACTGCTCCGCGACCTGGAGGATCTGCTGGGGTTTGCACTGTTCGAGCGACAGACGCGCAATCTGGTGCTGACCGAGCTGGGCGTATTCGTCGCCCGTTACGCACGCATCACTTTGGAGGACACGGAGTCGTTCGTGGACCAAGTCAACAAGCTGCGCAAAGGCGGCCATGGCCACTTGAAGATCGGTACCATCTTCGCGGCGACTTCGGTGGTGCTGCCCGAGGCTATCGCCAGCATCAAGAACAGGCGCCCACTGCTTGCCATCGAAGTCATCGAACAGACGAGCAACCAGTTGCTGGAAATGCTCGACCAGAAAAAACTCGATCTGATCATCGCGCGCTTCACCCACGACGATTGCCAGTCTTTCGACTTCACACCATTGGGACCTGAGCCGTTCTGCCTGGTCGCCAACAGCGCGCACCCACTGTGCCAGCTCGACGAAGTACCTTGCGCGGCCCTGACCGAGTGGCCCTGGGTGATGTATCCGTTCAACACCCCCATCCGCAGGCGCATGGAACGGGCATTCGCCCTGTTCGATATCGCCTCGCCCACCAATACGGTAGAGACCATTTCGATGCAGACCTTCCTGCAGCTGCTCCAGTCCGGCCCGATGCTGGCCATGCTGCCGGAGTCGATGGTTCAGTCGCAGGTGCAAAGCGGGCAGTTGAGGGTGCTCAAGACACCGTTCAAGGTCGAGTCCCAGGACTACGGGGTGATCACCCGCAAGGACGAGCAGGTATCGGAGCCGACACAGAGCTTCATCGACACACTTCTGACCTTCGCCAGCCAAAGACGAGCGGCAACGGGTGCTGCGTGA
- a CDS encoding class-II fumarase/aspartase family protein, which translates to MSSTVFDSALFRDMFGTAEMRAVFSDQALIERYIEVEVALARAQARCGVIPGEAAERIAESATYASLDLALMQHETEIVGYPILPLVEQLSKTCGDSGRYVHWGATTQDIMDTAVVLQVRAALLLIERDIKAVRGLLADLARRYRDTPMAGRTHLQHALPITFGYKCAVWLSMFDRHAERLVELRPRVEIGQFAGAAGTLASLGDKGLEVQEALMAELNLGVPQATWHVARDGLAETLNFLGLVTASLGKVALDVMMMMTSELGEAYEPFVKGRGASSTMPQKRNPISCELMYAAAKGVRQQAGLMLDAMIQDFERSTGPWQAEWIAIPEAFALSAASLAQAKFMLAGLEVRPERMRKNLDMTQGLIVAEAVMMGLAPALGRQVAHDVVYAACRLANDEGTSLLDALLAQGEATAELDMEELKRLTDPANYLGLAPQMVDIALAREGSVKR; encoded by the coding sequence ATGTCCAGCACCGTCTTTGATTCCGCTCTCTTTCGTGACATGTTCGGCACAGCGGAAATGCGTGCCGTGTTCTCCGACCAAGCGCTGATCGAACGCTACATCGAAGTGGAAGTGGCACTGGCGCGCGCGCAGGCACGCTGTGGCGTCATTCCCGGCGAGGCCGCCGAACGCATTGCCGAAAGCGCCACCTATGCATCCCTCGACCTGGCGCTCATGCAGCATGAGACCGAAATCGTCGGGTATCCGATTCTCCCGCTGGTCGAGCAACTATCGAAAACCTGCGGCGATTCAGGTCGCTACGTTCATTGGGGGGCGACCACCCAGGACATCATGGACACCGCCGTCGTACTGCAAGTCCGCGCCGCGCTGCTGCTGATCGAGCGTGATATCAAAGCGGTGCGGGGCTTGCTCGCCGACCTCGCCAGGCGCTACCGCGACACCCCCATGGCCGGTCGCACCCACCTGCAGCACGCCCTGCCGATCACCTTTGGCTACAAATGTGCCGTGTGGTTGAGCATGTTCGATCGCCACGCCGAGCGTCTGGTCGAACTGCGTCCGCGGGTGGAAATCGGCCAATTCGCAGGTGCCGCCGGAACCCTGGCGTCCCTGGGCGACAAAGGTCTTGAGGTGCAGGAAGCGCTCATGGCGGAATTGAACCTCGGGGTTCCGCAAGCCACCTGGCACGTTGCCCGGGACGGCCTGGCCGAAACCCTGAATTTCCTCGGCCTGGTCACCGCGTCCCTGGGCAAGGTCGCACTGGACGTCATGATGATGATGACCAGCGAACTGGGCGAGGCGTACGAACCTTTCGTGAAAGGACGCGGCGCCAGCAGCACCATGCCGCAGAAGCGTAATCCCATTTCCTGCGAACTGATGTATGCGGCCGCCAAAGGCGTGCGTCAGCAGGCCGGGCTGATGCTCGACGCCATGATTCAGGACTTCGAACGCTCCACCGGTCCATGGCAAGCCGAATGGATCGCCATTCCCGAAGCCTTCGCCTTGAGCGCCGCGTCGCTGGCCCAGGCCAAGTTCATGTTGGCGGGTCTGGAAGTACGTCCCGAGCGCATGCGCAAGAACCTCGACATGACCCAAGGGCTGATCGTGGCCGAAGCCGTGATGATGGGCCTTGCGCCGGCGCTGGGTCGTCAGGTTGCGCACGACGTGGTCTATGCCGCCTGCCGCCTGGCCAACGATGAAGGCACCAGCCTGCTCGACGCGTTGCTTGCCCAGGGCGAAGCCACCGCTGAACTCGATATGGAAGAACTCAAGCGACTGACCGATCCGGCCAACTATCTGGGCCTGGCACCGCAGATGGTGGATATCGCCCTGGCCCGCGAGGGCAGCGTCAAACGCTGA
- the dctA gene encoding C4-dicarboxylate transporter DctA — MTTLNKKPLYKDLTFQVIAAMVLGIAFGFLAPELAAKFKILGDIFLKLIKTAVAPLVFFTVVHGIASAGDIKRVGKVGLRALIYFEIVSTIALAIGLLWGNLLNIGSGMHDAHPSSATAAAATAAVAKGHAPASTLDFIYGIFPDNFVGAFAGGQLLQVLVISVLFGFALLALKPERRSVIEDGLSRISECFFEFINLIMKFAPLGAFGSVAYAVGSNGAAVLMSLANLVLMFYVCIAFFIFVVLGIVCRISGFSLWRFLKYIKDEVFIVLGTASSESALPRLLQKLEKFGCSKQSVGLVLPTGYAFNLDGTSIYMSLCVLFIANAYGVPLSWEQQLGIVAIMLVTSKGAAAVSGGSFVVFAATVTAIGSLPVEGLALLFGVYRFMSMAIATCNTIGNSVATVVVSKWSGEFTEHTARAEYHRVLGRNPQAAL; from the coding sequence ATGACGACCCTCAACAAAAAGCCGTTATACAAGGACCTGACCTTCCAGGTCATCGCCGCCATGGTGCTGGGCATTGCCTTCGGCTTCCTGGCGCCGGAACTGGCAGCCAAGTTCAAGATTCTCGGGGATATCTTCCTCAAGTTGATCAAGACCGCCGTTGCCCCTCTGGTGTTTTTCACCGTGGTCCACGGCATCGCTTCGGCGGGTGATATAAAGCGGGTCGGCAAGGTCGGCCTGCGCGCGCTGATCTACTTCGAAATCGTCTCCACCATCGCCCTGGCCATTGGCTTGCTCTGGGGCAATCTGCTGAACATCGGCTCGGGCATGCACGATGCGCATCCGAGCAGCGCCACTGCCGCCGCAGCGACTGCGGCAGTCGCCAAAGGTCACGCGCCGGCCTCGACCCTGGACTTCATCTACGGCATCTTCCCCGACAACTTCGTCGGTGCCTTCGCAGGTGGGCAGTTGCTGCAGGTACTGGTCATCTCGGTTTTGTTCGGCTTTGCCCTGCTGGCGCTCAAGCCTGAACGTCGCAGCGTCATCGAAGATGGACTGAGCCGCATTTCCGAATGCTTCTTCGAGTTCATCAACCTGATCATGAAGTTCGCCCCTTTGGGTGCCTTCGGCTCGGTGGCCTATGCCGTAGGCAGCAACGGCGCAGCGGTCCTGATGTCCCTCGCCAACCTGGTGCTGATGTTCTACGTCTGCATCGCTTTCTTCATCTTCGTTGTGCTCGGCATCGTCTGCCGAATCTCGGGGTTCAGCCTGTGGCGCTTCCTCAAGTACATCAAGGATGAAGTCTTCATCGTACTCGGCACCGCTTCTTCCGAGAGTGCCCTGCCTCGGCTGCTGCAGAAGCTCGAGAAGTTCGGTTGCTCCAAGCAGAGTGTGGGACTGGTGCTGCCGACCGGTTACGCCTTCAACCTGGATGGCACCTCCATCTACATGTCGCTGTGCGTGCTGTTCATCGCCAACGCCTATGGCGTACCTCTGAGCTGGGAACAGCAATTGGGCATTGTCGCCATCATGCTGGTGACGTCGAAAGGTGCCGCGGCGGTGTCTGGTGGCAGCTTCGTGGTCTTCGCCGCCACGGTCACCGCCATCGGTTCGCTGCCAGTGGAAGGACTGGCGTTGCTGTTCGGGGTGTACCGGTTCATGTCCATGGCGATCGCCACCTGCAACACCATAGGCAACAGTGTGGCCACGGTGGTGGTGTCGAAGTGGTCCGGCGAGTTCACCGAGCACACCGCGCGTGCGGAGTACCATCGGGTATTGGGGCGCAACCCGCAGGCAGCGCTCTGA
- a CDS encoding 2-keto-4-pentenoate hydratase gives MNEQPCARSEAACSETKSALDTAAAALVQARREGIRLAALPASGRPTSLAEGFAIQQRVGPLAGKTVGGWKCALPPTGKWIVAPLYSDSIVRGERYGVPADTQQARIEPELACILTRDLPVRSEPYTAEHIIAAIGDTHLALEVIGCRYTDPQSLPFEQLLADGLFNHGLVLGPRTTLSCARLPAELDISVHGAAQPIEINGRHPDADPILPIVWLANFLSAQGIGLRAGQVIITGSYAGVLDVPVNEPLHIRFGRAGSMSVHFSMLKE, from the coding sequence ATGAACGAGCAACCTTGCGCCCGCAGTGAAGCAGCTTGCAGTGAAACAAAGAGTGCGCTGGACACCGCAGCCGCTGCCCTGGTCCAAGCCCGCCGCGAAGGTATCCGCCTGGCAGCGCTGCCGGCGTCTGGCCGGCCCACCAGCCTGGCCGAAGGCTTCGCCATTCAGCAGCGCGTCGGGCCATTGGCCGGCAAGACCGTGGGCGGATGGAAATGTGCATTGCCGCCCACGGGCAAGTGGATCGTGGCGCCCCTCTACAGCGACAGCATCGTCAGAGGCGAGCGTTATGGGGTACCCGCCGATACCCAGCAGGCGCGGATCGAGCCGGAGCTTGCCTGCATCCTGACCCGCGATCTGCCGGTAAGGAGCGAACCCTACACCGCCGAACACATCATCGCTGCCATCGGCGATACCCACTTGGCCTTGGAGGTGATCGGCTGCCGATACACCGATCCGCAATCGCTGCCGTTCGAGCAATTGCTGGCCGACGGCCTGTTCAACCACGGATTGGTCCTTGGACCGCGGACGACGTTGTCCTGTGCAAGGTTGCCCGCCGAACTGGACATTTCCGTGCACGGCGCCGCCCAGCCAATCGAAATCAACGGGCGACACCCGGACGCCGACCCCATTCTGCCCATCGTCTGGCTGGCCAATTTTCTGTCTGCACAGGGCATAGGCCTGCGGGCCGGCCAGGTGATCATCACCGGATCCTATGCCGGTGTGCTCGATGTACCCGTCAATGAGCCGCTGCACATTCGGTTCGGCCGTGCAGGCTCCATGTCTGTCCATTTCTCAATGCTCAAGGAGTAA
- a CDS encoding GntR family transcriptional regulator — translation MSQTRYEVVAKDLREGISSGRFPVGTLLPTELELCDLYAVSRHTVRAAITQLQNQGLVSRRKRVGTRVESATPIGGYSQSLASVSDLVHLAETQVRSIQNVLHFVADIAQAKRLGLEPGEHYFRVSSLRVDQENPRAPLCWTDVYAQDIYSEVIELANQHPDELIAALIERHFGRYIDVVDQQVRAVLLSVEIAKSLNADVGSPGLNILRQYRDKDGAVMVVSETTHPQDRFTLVSQMRRDKL, via the coding sequence ATGAGCCAGACGCGCTATGAGGTCGTTGCGAAGGACTTGAGGGAAGGGATTTCCAGCGGTCGATTTCCGGTGGGCACCTTGCTGCCCACCGAGCTGGAGCTGTGTGACCTCTATGCGGTGAGTCGGCACACCGTGCGCGCGGCGATTACCCAGCTGCAGAATCAGGGCCTGGTGTCACGCCGCAAGCGAGTCGGCACACGGGTCGAGTCGGCCACACCCATCGGTGGATACTCGCAGTCGCTGGCCTCGGTATCGGATCTGGTGCACCTGGCCGAAACCCAAGTGCGCAGCATTCAGAACGTCCTGCATTTCGTGGCCGACATCGCGCAGGCCAAGCGCTTGGGCCTTGAGCCTGGGGAGCATTACTTTCGGGTATCCAGCCTGCGCGTCGATCAGGAAAACCCGCGCGCGCCGCTGTGCTGGACCGATGTATACGCTCAGGACATCTATTCGGAAGTGATCGAACTGGCCAACCAGCATCCCGACGAGCTGATCGCCGCCCTGATCGAACGGCATTTCGGCCGGTACATTGATGTGGTGGATCAGCAGGTGCGTGCGGTGCTGCTCTCGGTCGAGATTGCCAAAAGCCTCAACGCGGACGTCGGTTCACCCGGCCTGAACATTCTGCGGCAATACCGCGACAAGGACGGGGCGGTGATGGTGGTTTCGGAAACCACCCATCCCCAGGACCGCTTCACTCTGGTGTCACAGATGCGCCGGGACAAGCTCTAG
- a CDS encoding UxaA family hydrolase: MDLIMKTGAAPVLRLNPLDDVLIARRPLEAGELLEQEGVTVRQSIVPGHKVACRRIDIGEPVKRYGQIIGFATQVIEPGDHVHVHNLAMGEFSRDYAFSVDVKAEPAPQQAPTFMGIVRGDGRVATRNYIGILTSVNCSATVARAIADHFRRDINPAALQGYPNVDGVVALTHSAGCAVDASGDGLSLLRRTLAGYATHPNFAAVLVIGLGCETNQIDALLSTQGLSRSDTLRTFSIQDTGGTSKSIAKGIAQVQAVLGEADRVRREPVGVQHLTVGLQCGGSDGYSGITANPALGNAVDRLVACGGTAILSETPEIYGAEHLLTRRAVSREVGEKLIARIHWWEHYCARMGAELNNNPSAGNKAGGLTTILEKSLGAVAKAGSSNLTDVYEYAQTVKAHGLVFMDTPGYDPVSATGQVAGGANLIAFTTGRGSAYGCAPAPSIKLATNSALWARQREDMDINCGEIAEDKLTIEACGAAIFDAMLRIASGERSMSEQHGYGQNEFVPWQIDAVT, encoded by the coding sequence ATGGATCTGATCATGAAAACCGGCGCAGCCCCAGTGCTGCGCCTGAATCCACTGGACGACGTGTTGATCGCAAGAAGGCCTCTGGAGGCCGGCGAGCTACTCGAACAGGAAGGCGTCACCGTGCGCCAATCGATCGTGCCAGGTCACAAGGTGGCCTGCCGTCGCATCGACATCGGTGAACCGGTGAAGCGTTACGGCCAGATCATCGGTTTCGCCACGCAAGTCATAGAGCCGGGCGACCATGTCCATGTGCACAACCTGGCCATGGGTGAGTTTTCGCGTGACTACGCATTCAGTGTCGACGTGAAGGCCGAGCCGGCGCCACAACAAGCGCCCACCTTCATGGGCATCGTACGCGGCGATGGACGCGTGGCGACGCGCAATTACATCGGCATTCTCACGTCGGTGAATTGCTCGGCCACGGTGGCCCGCGCCATCGCCGACCATTTCCGCAGGGACATCAACCCTGCTGCCCTGCAGGGCTATCCGAACGTGGACGGCGTCGTGGCACTGACCCACTCGGCCGGTTGTGCGGTCGATGCCTCGGGCGATGGCCTGAGCCTGCTGCGGCGGACGCTGGCCGGCTACGCGACCCATCCCAACTTCGCAGCAGTCCTGGTCATCGGCCTGGGCTGCGAGACCAATCAGATCGACGCCTTGCTCAGCACTCAAGGCCTCTCGCGCAGTGACACCCTGCGCACATTCAGCATCCAGGATACCGGCGGCACGTCCAAATCGATTGCCAAGGGGATCGCCCAGGTCCAGGCAGTGCTCGGCGAAGCCGATCGGGTCCGACGCGAGCCGGTCGGCGTGCAGCACCTCACCGTGGGGCTGCAGTGCGGCGGGTCGGATGGCTACTCGGGCATCACGGCCAATCCCGCGCTGGGCAACGCGGTGGATCGGCTGGTGGCCTGCGGGGGCACCGCGATTCTTTCCGAAACGCCGGAAATCTACGGCGCCGAGCACCTGCTCACCCGTCGAGCCGTCAGCCGCGAGGTGGGCGAAAAGCTGATCGCGCGAATCCACTGGTGGGAGCACTACTGCGCGCGCATGGGCGCCGAATTGAACAACAACCCCTCGGCGGGCAACAAGGCAGGCGGCTTGACCACCATCCTGGAGAAGTCGCTGGGGGCGGTGGCGAAGGCCGGCTCCAGCAACCTGACGGACGTCTACGAGTACGCGCAAACCGTGAAGGCCCATGGCCTGGTGTTCATGGACACCCCTGGCTACGACCCGGTCTCGGCCACGGGGCAAGTGGCCGGCGGGGCCAACCTGATCGCCTTCACCACGGGCCGCGGTTCGGCCTATGGATGTGCGCCTGCGCCTTCGATCAAGCTGGCGACCAACAGCGCCCTGTGGGCTCGACAGCGCGAGGACATGGACATCAATTGCGGCGAGATCGCCGAAGACAAACTGACCATCGAAGCCTGCGGCGCGGCGATATTCGACGCGATGCTGCGTATTGCGTCAGGCGAGCGCAGCATGAGCGAGCAGCACGGGTACGGGCAGAACGAGTTCGTACCCTGGCAGATCGATGCCGTGACCTGA
- a CDS encoding IclR family transcriptional regulator — protein MRVVKGAVDRCLEAIELLAREARWMRMSDIAADLGLEKGPAHRVLAQLVEQGWAEQDEATSQYRLTLKLALLGQRYLHGIGLPERVQPIIEQVARQCQELVRLTVVSEGSLSWLSSAQGAAPGLVYSPAMDHPINLYATANGKAWLASMPDEQAVEHALRSGLGSAEANPGQGPKALNTIESLLSDLKLTRERGYGLVVEEAEAGVWAIAVPVRLIPGGSVVGTMSIAGPVMRMQPERYEELHALLEDAAHKVGTVWPRQNDVHSVRP, from the coding sequence ATGAGAGTCGTCAAAGGTGCCGTCGACCGTTGTCTTGAAGCCATCGAGCTGCTGGCGCGTGAAGCCCGCTGGATGCGTATGTCCGACATCGCTGCCGACCTGGGCCTGGAAAAGGGACCGGCTCACCGCGTGCTTGCGCAATTGGTCGAGCAAGGCTGGGCGGAGCAGGACGAGGCAACGTCGCAATATCGCCTGACCCTGAAACTGGCGTTGCTGGGCCAGCGTTACCTGCACGGCATCGGCTTGCCCGAGCGCGTTCAGCCGATCATCGAGCAGGTTGCCAGGCAGTGCCAGGAACTGGTGCGACTCACCGTCGTCAGCGAAGGCAGCCTGTCCTGGCTATCGTCGGCCCAAGGCGCGGCGCCGGGGTTGGTCTATTCGCCCGCCATGGATCACCCGATCAATCTGTACGCGACGGCCAACGGCAAGGCTTGGCTGGCGTCGATGCCCGATGAACAGGCCGTCGAACACGCGCTGCGCAGTGGACTGGGGAGCGCCGAAGCGAATCCTGGCCAGGGGCCCAAAGCGCTCAACACCATAGAATCGCTGCTCAGCGACCTGAAGCTGACACGCGAGCGCGGGTATGGTCTGGTCGTTGAAGAGGCCGAGGCCGGGGTGTGGGCGATCGCGGTGCCGGTCAGGCTCATTCCCGGTGGGTCGGTGGTGGGCACCATGAGCATCGCAGGCCCGGTCATGCGCATGCAGCCGGAGCGCTACGAAGAGCTGCATGCGCTGCTCGAAGACGCCGCTCACAAGGTGGGCACGGTGTGGCCGCGGCAGAACGATGTGCACTCGGTGCGGCCATGA
- a CDS encoding DUF4286 family protein: MSFAGTGVVAIWHDLLPEARDEFYEWHNREHMPERAGIPGFLRGRRYIALNAGPTYFNLYEADSVQVLGGQDYLSRLNTPTPWTQQSVKSYRNVARSICDVTYTSGVGQGAYLLTVRFDVEQEQHKPVSDALRQRVLAPLADRQGITGVHLCVADEAVSKVETAEKKARAEGTQIPAWIVMIEGCAADYVEAAGDAFMVELHRLLEGQSSTPEATLYQLEYTRCKTPSAAG; encoded by the coding sequence ATGAGTTTTGCAGGAACAGGTGTAGTCGCGATCTGGCACGATCTTCTGCCTGAAGCGCGGGATGAGTTCTATGAATGGCACAACCGCGAGCACATGCCCGAGCGTGCCGGTATTCCAGGCTTTCTGCGCGGGCGTCGCTACATCGCGCTGAATGCGGGGCCGACCTACTTCAACCTTTACGAGGCTGACAGCGTGCAGGTTCTGGGCGGACAGGACTACCTGTCGCGACTCAATACGCCGACGCCCTGGACGCAGCAGTCGGTGAAATCCTATCGCAACGTCGCACGCTCGATCTGCGATGTGACGTACACCAGTGGCGTGGGGCAGGGCGCCTATCTACTGACTGTCCGCTTCGACGTTGAACAGGAGCAGCACAAGCCCGTCTCCGATGCGTTGCGTCAACGGGTCCTGGCCCCGCTGGCCGACAGGCAGGGCATCACGGGCGTGCATTTGTGCGTGGCTGACGAGGCGGTCAGCAAGGTCGAAACCGCCGAGAAAAAGGCCCGCGCCGAAGGCACCCAGATTCCAGCCTGGATCGTCATGATCGAAGGCTGTGCTGCCGACTATGTCGAGGCCGCGGGCGATGCCTTCATGGTCGAGCTGCACCGGTTGCTGGAAGGGCAGTCCAGCACCCCGGAAGCGACCCTTTACCAGTTGGAGTACACCCGCTGCAAAACCCCGAGCGCTGCGGGGTAA